In one window of Candidatus Scalindua sp. DNA:
- a CDS encoding radical SAM protein yields the protein MVSEWPFVSVDMELTNKCMCDCLMCPREAISRPAGFMTEETFKTISDKLVKEGSLITFSGMGDPLLHPDIFDWIGTLRLSGADIGVVVNPASLTSHNSRKLVNASPNSITLSFPSIQERVFERLCPNVSFSDALKRAAKLIGLARGNVGLRIKGILTDRNRGETDQYVSFWKCLGVPSSMVACHGRGGKLKKPDIYNPKPFESESERCGLISFHTFVSWEGEVLACCHDLTGSTRIGSLITEEVHAIGERKESLHKMGSRPFFLCRTCDEPLRHCVLPQGLPPSGKRERNRFFRNVLRCPGNFS from the coding sequence ATGGTCTCTGAGTGGCCGTTTGTTTCGGTAGATATGGAACTCACCAATAAATGCATGTGCGATTGTCTCATGTGTCCGCGTGAAGCGATATCAAGGCCGGCAGGATTTATGACTGAGGAGACGTTCAAGACGATTTCTGACAAACTCGTAAAAGAGGGAAGCCTCATAACCTTTTCGGGTATGGGTGATCCGCTCCTGCATCCGGATATCTTTGATTGGATTGGCACTCTTCGCCTGAGTGGTGCCGACATAGGTGTTGTCGTAAATCCTGCCTCTCTTACTAGTCACAATTCCCGGAAACTTGTAAATGCCAGCCCCAATTCCATTACGCTCTCCTTTCCAAGCATTCAGGAACGGGTCTTTGAACGACTCTGTCCCAATGTTTCATTCTCTGATGCATTGAAGAGAGCAGCGAAACTGATCGGTCTGGCCAGAGGAAACGTTGGTCTCAGGATAAAGGGGATACTGACCGACAGAAACAGGGGAGAAACTGATCAGTATGTCAGCTTCTGGAAATGTTTGGGTGTCCCCTCAAGTATGGTTGCATGTCATGGGCGAGGAGGAAAATTGAAAAAACCGGATATATACAATCCGAAACCGTTTGAAAGCGAATCCGAACGATGCGGGCTCATTTCTTTTCATACGTTTGTTTCTTGGGAAGGAGAAGTACTTGCCTGTTGTCACGATCTGACAGGTTCGACGAGAATCGGAAGTCTTATTACCGAAGAGGTGCATGCAATTGGTGAACGGAAAGAGAGTCTTCACAAAATGGGTTCCAGACCATTTTTCCTATGTAGAACCTGTGATGAACCGTTGAGGCATTGTGTTCTCCCGCAAGGGTTACCACCATCAGGGAAAAGAGAGAGAAACCGTTTTTTTCGTAACGTTTTAAGATGTCCGGGAAATTTTTCGTAA